One Salvia splendens isolate huo1 chromosome 1, SspV2, whole genome shotgun sequence genomic window, GCTTTAATGTTTTAAtggataaataaatagaaatgttTAAAGATCGTGTCTCTATTCCTTAGTAGTAGAACTAGTTTTTTCTAAGTGGAGTCAATTGGCCACccacacaaacaaaataaattactactaataAATAGAGAATAATAACATTGATTTTACAAATTAGGAGTATAACTGAGATTCTGCAAATCATCAATTTCCATTAATCAATTACTATATCCCCACAAAATCCAACGGCATTTCTCATTTAATACAATTTCCCAAACATGAAAAGCAAAATGTGGAAGCATGAGTATAAATGAATGAGaatagaaaagaaagaaaggaagaataataatgaatacaaatacAATGGCCTCACTCTCAACAACCATTTGTGCCCTTGTGTTGGTATCGGCAGTCTTAGTCTCAGTCTCGGCCATCTCTTTGCAGGAGATATGCACTCAAACCCGAACCCCGCGCTTCTGCTACGCTCTCTTAAACGGTCACGCACTCGACAATCTACGACAACTCGATGAAGCCGTGATCGTCGCAACCGCAGACAGCGCTTCAAAAACAAGCGCCAAAATCCAATTCCTTCTCTCCCAAACCGCCGATCCTAATCTCAAGGTGGTTTACAGCCTTTGCTCAAACTACTACAGCGCCGCCCTGGCTGCGCTCTCCGCGGCCAAGGAGAAGATCAGATCGGGTGATTTCGGCAGCGTCAGGTCCGCGGCGGATACAGCTGCCAACGACGGTGCTGCTTGCCGGATTGCGTTTTCGATGGCGCCGACGAGCCCTATCGCCATTCTAGGGGAGAACGACGAGTTTATGAATTACtgcagtgtttttgtcgttctTTCTCAGAAGCTCTAGTCTTGGATtatgtttttcttttgtttactAAAATGGCTATATTTCAGAATAAGGTGTTTGTCAAATTAAAAATGTGATGTTTGGGAAATCCACTTTAGACTACATCCATCGGTAACATTACAAGCAAGACACATAAAAAGACAAAatagcaaaaataaaaataattcta contains:
- the LOC121810788 gene encoding pectinesterase inhibitor-like; the encoded protein is MASLSTTICALVLVSAVLVSVSAISLQEICTQTRTPRFCYALLNGHALDNLRQLDEAVIVATADSASKTSAKIQFLLSQTADPNLKVVYSLCSNYYSAALAALSAAKEKIRSGDFGSVRSAADTAANDGAACRIAFSMAPTSPIAILGENDEFMNYCSVFVVLSQKL